A genomic segment from Danio aesculapii chromosome 17, fDanAes4.1, whole genome shotgun sequence encodes:
- the LOC130244761 gene encoding NPC intracellular cholesterol transporter 2-like, producing MDYRVLGVVLLSFLAYTCADPVKFVDCGSVHGKVVQVDIKPCSQQPCQLHKGQSYTFNVTFISSVASQTSKAVVHGIVECVPVPFPIPIDDGCKSGIRCPIVPQKSYNYVTELPVKTEYPAIKVVVEWELRDDSSKDLFCIKFPVQIVN from the exons ATGGACTACAGAGTGCTCGGCGTTGTTTTACTTTCTTTTCTCGCATACACTTGTGCTGATCCGGTAAAATTTGTGGACTGTG GCTCAGTACATGGGAAAGTAGTTCAGGTTGACATCAAGCCCTGCTCCCAACAGCCCTGCCAGCTTCACAAGGGACAGTCCTACACCTTTAATGTAACCTTCATCAGCA GTGTTGCAAGTCAGACCAGTAAAGCTGTGGTTCATGGAATAGTTGAATGTGTCCCTGTCCCCTTCCCCATTCCAATTGACGATGGGTGCAAATCTGGGATTCGATGTCCGATTGTTCCACAGAAATCTTACAACTACGTCACCGAGCTGCCAGTCAAGACTGAGTATCCAGCA atAAAAGTGGTTGTGGAATGGGAACTAAGAGACGACTCcagcaaagatttattttgcatCAAGTTCCCTGTTCAGATCGTAAACTGA